The Microbacterium sp. LWO12-1.2 genome includes a window with the following:
- a CDS encoding carbohydrate ABC transporter permease, which produces MALTVKNQQRASKAALTIGLIIGAVFAAGPVLWMLSSSFKSNTQIFELPPRLLTDTFSFDAYIAIFTNPETMRFFLNSYIVAGSVTILTLIVAIQAAYAFSRFEFRGKRILNVVIVSVQAVPPITLLIPYFGLMVALGLYNSYAGLILTYMVFTLPYAIIMMTGYFNTLPKELDEAVRVDGAGSMTALWRILVPISVPGIVSVGIYTFMIAWNEYLFALTLTRTIDMRTVPIGIQLLMGQHSYEWNQIMAMSVLGSIPVLILFLFFQRYFISGLTAGSVKS; this is translated from the coding sequence ATGGCTCTCACCGTCAAGAATCAGCAGCGGGCGTCCAAGGCCGCGCTCACCATCGGCCTCATCATCGGCGCGGTCTTCGCCGCCGGTCCCGTGCTGTGGATGCTCTCGAGCTCGTTCAAGTCGAACACGCAGATCTTCGAGCTCCCGCCGCGCCTGCTGACCGACACGTTCTCGTTCGACGCCTACATCGCGATCTTCACGAACCCCGAGACGATGCGGTTCTTCCTGAACAGCTACATCGTCGCCGGATCGGTCACGATCCTCACCCTGATCGTCGCGATCCAGGCGGCCTACGCCTTCAGCCGGTTCGAGTTCCGGGGCAAGCGCATCCTGAACGTGGTGATCGTCAGCGTGCAGGCCGTGCCGCCCATCACGCTGCTGATCCCGTACTTCGGGCTCATGGTCGCGCTGGGTCTCTACAACTCCTACGCCGGGCTGATCCTCACCTACATGGTGTTCACGCTGCCCTACGCGATCATCATGATGACCGGCTACTTCAACACCCTTCCGAAGGAGCTCGACGAGGCCGTCCGGGTGGACGGCGCGGGTTCCATGACGGCGCTCTGGCGGATCCTCGTGCCGATCTCGGTGCCCGGCATCGTCTCGGTCGGCATCTACACGTTCATGATCGCGTGGAACGAGTACCTGTTCGCGCTGACGCTGACGCGCACGATCGACATGCGCACGGTGCCGATCGGCATCCAGCTCCTCATGGGGCAGCACTCCTACGAGTGGAACCAGATCATGGCCATGAGCGTGCTCGGCTCGATCCCCGTGCTCATCCTCTTCCTCTTCTTCCAGCGGTACTTCATCAGCGGTCTCACCGCCGGGTCCGTGAAGAGCTGA
- a CDS encoding DeoR/GlpR family DNA-binding transcription regulator encodes MDASGPAQRRRLPAGRKADLATYVEQTGQVTVSDLAEHFGVSIDTIRRDLDQLDREGVLVRTHGGAVSAASGPLKDRGLDVRMRVQTEEKERIARIAAGLVEDGSVIMMNAGTTTLAVTRALRNHQDLTIATNNLRIPAEIAPSAFRDLYVFGGAVRSITQATTGPVTFTMTPGGPEVDIRCDLALIAVGAVDEAGYSASNLGDAAMMSEMMQRAERTAILADSSKLGRRFFAQIAHLDRADYLITDAPPPPRIAAALAQADVQVLTP; translated from the coding sequence ATGGACGCATCAGGACCGGCACAACGACGTCGCCTCCCTGCCGGGAGGAAGGCGGATCTCGCCACCTACGTCGAACAGACGGGACAGGTGACCGTCAGCGACCTCGCCGAGCACTTCGGGGTCTCGATCGACACGATCCGCAGGGACCTCGATCAGCTCGACCGCGAGGGCGTGCTGGTGCGCACCCACGGTGGGGCGGTCAGTGCGGCGAGCGGCCCCCTCAAGGACCGCGGCCTCGACGTGCGCATGCGCGTGCAGACCGAGGAGAAGGAACGGATCGCCCGCATCGCGGCCGGCCTCGTCGAAGACGGCTCCGTCATCATGATGAACGCGGGGACCACGACTCTCGCCGTGACCCGCGCTCTGCGCAACCACCAGGACCTGACGATCGCGACCAACAACCTCCGCATCCCGGCGGAGATCGCCCCCTCGGCATTCCGCGACCTCTATGTGTTCGGCGGCGCCGTGCGCTCCATAACTCAGGCCACGACCGGACCCGTGACGTTCACCATGACGCCCGGCGGCCCGGAGGTCGACATCCGCTGCGACCTCGCCCTGATCGCGGTCGGCGCGGTCGACGAGGCCGGGTACTCGGCGTCGAACCTCGGCGATGCCGCCATGATGTCGGAGATGATGCAGCGTGCGGAGCGCACCGCGATCCTCGCCGACTCCTCGAAGCTCGGGCGGCGCTTCTTCGCCCAGATCGCGCACCTGGACCGTGCGGACTACCTGATCACCGACGCTCCCCCGCCCCCGCGCATCGCCGCCGCGCTCGCGCAAGCCGACGTGCAGGTGCTCACGCCCTAG
- a CDS encoding ABC transporter substrate-binding protein has product MITVGRGRRILKLAGAATAAVTVLAVAGCSAGGSGTDGSDGGDVTIEFAQWWEPELPDGEFRALIDEFEDANPGITVKLVSGPYASTKEQLFAGAASGTMPDVVGLDGAWVNDFASQGTIADLSALMKEYDYDDSELASQIQVDGSTYMIPVVNFVYPMFTNDDLLAQAGVDAPPATRSEFADAAAKVTALGGDVSGWVLPLSLEAPNGVQNDVMSWVWASGGSMLKDGKPDLTNDDVTSAVEYIGGLWDDGVIASGSFTMKEQDKVEEFTNGRAGMMIDSLAHINLIRETNPDLNFSISAIPAEDGYDGERGIPYASWGIGVAENSEHKEAAFKLVSFLMSEKTNSELSQMAKAFPGNSKSVPDFVNDDELFKTAFDIYQAGYPANEFTGLPVAEELMRQLGEQLQSAFDGQQTIPDALKKAQASWEAEF; this is encoded by the coding sequence ATGATCACAGTGGGGCGAGGGCGACGCATTCTGAAGCTCGCCGGCGCAGCGACAGCAGCCGTGACAGTCCTGGCAGTGGCGGGGTGCTCGGCAGGCGGCAGCGGAACCGATGGATCCGATGGCGGAGACGTCACCATCGAGTTCGCACAGTGGTGGGAGCCCGAGCTGCCTGACGGCGAGTTCCGTGCGCTCATCGACGAGTTCGAGGATGCCAACCCGGGCATCACCGTCAAGCTGGTCAGCGGTCCGTACGCATCGACCAAGGAACAGCTCTTCGCCGGCGCAGCGTCCGGCACCATGCCGGACGTCGTCGGCCTCGACGGCGCGTGGGTGAACGACTTCGCGTCGCAGGGCACGATCGCCGACCTGAGTGCGCTCATGAAGGAGTACGACTACGACGACAGCGAGCTGGCCAGCCAGATCCAGGTCGACGGCAGCACGTACATGATCCCGGTCGTGAACTTCGTCTACCCGATGTTCACGAACGACGACCTGCTCGCTCAGGCGGGCGTCGACGCACCTCCGGCCACCCGCAGCGAATTCGCGGACGCCGCGGCGAAGGTCACCGCGCTCGGCGGCGACGTCTCCGGCTGGGTGCTCCCGCTGTCGCTCGAGGCGCCGAACGGCGTGCAGAACGACGTCATGTCGTGGGTCTGGGCCTCCGGCGGTTCGATGCTCAAGGACGGCAAGCCCGACCTCACCAACGACGACGTCACCTCGGCGGTCGAGTACATCGGCGGTCTGTGGGATGACGGCGTCATCGCCTCCGGTTCCTTCACGATGAAGGAGCAGGACAAGGTCGAGGAATTCACCAACGGCCGTGCCGGCATGATGATCGACTCGCTCGCGCACATCAACCTGATCCGCGAGACGAACCCCGACCTGAACTTCTCGATCTCGGCGATCCCCGCCGAGGACGGATATGACGGCGAACGCGGCATCCCTTACGCCTCCTGGGGCATCGGCGTCGCCGAGAACTCCGAGCACAAGGAAGCCGCCTTCAAGCTGGTGTCGTTCCTGATGAGCGAGAAGACGAACTCCGAGCTCTCCCAGATGGCCAAGGCCTTCCCGGGGAACTCGAAGTCGGTGCCGGACTTCGTGAACGACGACGAGCTGTTCAAGACGGCGTTCGACATCTACCAGGCGGGATACCCGGCGAATGAGTTCACCGGTCTCCCCGTCGCCGAGGAGCTCATGCGTCAGCTCGGAGAGCAGCTGCAGTCCGCATTCGACGGCCAGCAGACGATCCCCGACGCCCTCAAGAAGGCGCAAGCGTCCTGGGAAGCGGAATTCTGA
- a CDS encoding ADP-dependent glucokinase/phosphofructokinase, which yields MIEVVDRQLVLGLGGTVDYELRWDSAVLDRLAFEHRVRRHELTASAPIVHERSLLVAVLALVAAGTGAERFVASSEVVEAFSSHFDYAVTLGGTGVRAGLVLDSLGIPSVQHLVSIDDNVRRLLPPGVSFVSSATEDTLDPHLIVQYPVGAHVRLLDGDIISPSANRLIFANDPPNREMRLAPALGEVLATAGVFLVSGFNTMQDHALLAQRLDELQQAMRALPAEALVYYEDAGFYTRAFSETVRAQLLPRIDVYGMNEDELQEYLGRAVDLLDPEDVTRALGEIRALIPVPALVVHTRHWALAVGPDAARHRAALESAVRVSATRYRLGDGFTAADAEQTATMDRHRGGVALVAAVEGAVADAVGVPAFSLDVETPTTIGLGDTFVGGFLAAHAQHGERP from the coding sequence ATGATCGAAGTCGTGGACAGGCAGCTCGTGCTCGGGCTCGGCGGAACGGTCGACTACGAACTGCGGTGGGATTCCGCAGTGCTCGATCGGCTGGCGTTCGAGCACCGCGTGCGGCGGCACGAGCTGACTGCCTCGGCGCCGATCGTCCATGAGCGTTCGCTCCTGGTCGCCGTCCTCGCCCTCGTCGCGGCGGGGACAGGGGCGGAGAGGTTCGTCGCGTCGTCGGAGGTGGTCGAGGCGTTCTCCTCCCACTTCGACTACGCGGTGACCCTGGGTGGGACCGGCGTGCGGGCCGGTCTCGTGCTCGACAGCCTCGGCATCCCCAGCGTGCAGCATCTGGTGAGCATCGACGACAACGTGCGCCGGCTGCTGCCGCCGGGGGTGTCCTTCGTCTCATCCGCCACGGAGGACACCCTCGACCCGCACCTGATCGTGCAGTACCCCGTCGGCGCCCATGTGCGGTTGCTGGACGGCGACATCATCTCGCCCAGCGCGAATCGGCTGATCTTCGCGAACGACCCCCCGAATCGCGAGATGCGCCTGGCTCCCGCGCTGGGCGAGGTGCTCGCGACGGCCGGAGTGTTCCTGGTGTCGGGTTTCAACACCATGCAGGACCACGCGCTGCTCGCGCAGCGACTGGATGAGCTGCAGCAGGCCATGCGCGCGCTGCCGGCCGAAGCGCTCGTCTACTACGAGGACGCCGGCTTCTACACCCGCGCCTTCTCCGAGACCGTCCGGGCGCAGCTGCTGCCGCGCATCGACGTGTACGGCATGAACGAGGACGAGCTGCAGGAGTACCTGGGCCGCGCGGTCGACCTGCTCGATCCGGAGGACGTGACCCGTGCGCTCGGTGAGATCCGTGCGCTCATCCCCGTCCCTGCTCTCGTCGTGCACACCCGTCACTGGGCGCTCGCGGTGGGCCCCGACGCCGCCAGGCACCGTGCCGCGCTGGAGAGCGCGGTGCGGGTTTCTGCGACGCGCTACCGGCTCGGTGACGGGTTCACGGCAGCGGACGCCGAGCAGACGGCGACCATGGATCGGCATCGCGGAGGAGTGGCGCTCGTCGCCGCGGTCGAGGGTGCGGTGGCGGATGCCGTCGGTGTGCCCGCCTTCTCGCTCGATGTCGAGACGCCCACGACGATCGGCCTCGGCGACACCTTCGTCGGAGGTTTCCTCGCCGCGCACGCTCAGCATGGAGAACGCCCATGA
- a CDS encoding carbohydrate ABC transporter permease, with protein MTMRTTDDTEVIVTGVAPSRRRRQLRKTAESYAFLSPTMILLFVLMIVPIVMVIGYSFQDNVILNKSPEFVGIANYVEILSDPRFWKATGNTILFTVASVVAHLILGLGFAMMLNSPLLGRFSRSIFRALYILPWLFTVAVIAVLWRMLLAPNGVVNFLLNTDIEWLASPQLALGTIIFINIWAGYPFFMVSLLAGLQGVPAELHEAATVDGAGSVQRFWNVTIPQLRPIIVSLVLLDLIWTSQQFALIWMTTGGGPIDVTEVLSTFTYKLAFAKYDFSLAATSAVLVLLMSMVLAVFYVRHQKARD; from the coding sequence ATGACCATGAGAACGACCGACGACACCGAGGTGATCGTCACCGGAGTGGCACCGTCGCGCCGACGCCGGCAGCTGCGCAAGACCGCGGAGTCGTACGCCTTCCTCTCGCCCACGATGATCCTGCTCTTCGTGCTGATGATCGTGCCGATCGTCATGGTGATCGGATACTCGTTCCAGGACAACGTCATCCTGAACAAGTCGCCCGAGTTCGTCGGCATCGCGAACTACGTCGAGATCCTCTCCGACCCGCGCTTCTGGAAGGCGACCGGCAACACGATCCTCTTCACGGTGGCGAGCGTGGTCGCGCACCTGATCCTCGGTCTCGGCTTCGCGATGATGCTCAACAGCCCGCTGCTCGGGCGCTTCTCGCGGTCGATCTTCCGGGCCCTCTACATTCTTCCGTGGCTGTTCACGGTCGCGGTCATCGCCGTCCTGTGGCGCATGCTCCTCGCCCCGAACGGCGTCGTCAACTTCCTGCTCAACACCGACATCGAATGGCTGGCCTCCCCGCAGCTCGCGCTGGGGACCATCATCTTCATCAACATCTGGGCGGGCTACCCGTTCTTCATGGTGAGCCTCCTCGCCGGTCTGCAGGGTGTCCCCGCCGAGCTGCATGAGGCGGCGACGGTCGACGGCGCCGGCAGCGTTCAGCGCTTCTGGAACGTCACGATCCCGCAGCTGCGTCCCATCATCGTCAGTCTCGTACTGCTCGACCTGATCTGGACCTCGCAGCAGTTCGCCCTCATCTGGATGACGACGGGCGGTGGCCCGATCGACGTCACCGAGGTGCTCAGCACGTTCACCTACAAGCTGGCCTTCGCCAAGTACGACTTCTCGCTCGCCGCGACCTCGGCCGTCCTCGTGCTGCTGATGTCGATGGTGCTCGCCGTGTTCTACGTCCGTCACCAGAAAGCGAGGGACTGA
- a CDS encoding ketose-bisphosphate aldolase — protein sequence MLYTGKSILDVANENNFAIPAFNISDWAMFNGIIDISEELSAPVIIAIHPDEVSHITTDLIAAMHSRAHRASVPVAIHWDHGGTYEQMITAIKAGFTSVMIDASLLPFDENVALTRKVVEAAHAVGIQVEGELGTIGANDSYGESGAAEIIYTNPEDAVRFVQETGVDSLAIAIGTSHGLYPAEKNPELRHDLLEQIKAAVGIPLVLHGGSSNPDSELRRAVELGVNKINISSDIKVSYHNRMREILGTDERLREPNAIQPEPIAAMKVTAAEKIRLFGADGKADLY from the coding sequence GTGCTCTACACCGGCAAATCCATCCTCGACGTCGCGAATGAGAACAACTTCGCCATCCCGGCGTTCAACATCAGCGACTGGGCGATGTTCAACGGCATCATCGACATCAGCGAGGAACTGTCCGCACCGGTCATCATCGCGATCCACCCGGACGAGGTCTCGCACATCACGACCGACCTGATCGCCGCCATGCACTCCCGTGCGCACCGCGCCAGTGTCCCCGTCGCGATCCACTGGGATCACGGTGGCACGTACGAGCAGATGATCACGGCGATCAAGGCCGGCTTCACGTCCGTGATGATCGACGCCTCGCTGCTTCCCTTCGATGAGAACGTCGCCCTCACGCGCAAGGTCGTCGAGGCTGCACACGCCGTGGGCATCCAGGTCGAGGGCGAGCTCGGAACGATCGGCGCGAACGACAGCTACGGCGAATCCGGCGCGGCCGAGATCATCTACACGAACCCGGAGGACGCGGTCCGTTTCGTGCAGGAGACCGGCGTCGACAGCCTGGCCATCGCGATCGGGACCTCGCACGGCCTGTACCCCGCGGAGAAGAACCCCGAGCTGCGTCATGACCTGCTCGAGCAGATCAAGGCCGCGGTCGGCATCCCGCTCGTCCTGCACGGAGGGTCGTCGAACCCGGATTCCGAGCTGCGTCGTGCGGTCGAGCTCGGTGTGAACAAGATCAACATCTCGAGCGACATCAAGGTCTCGTACCACAACCGCATGCGCGAGATCCTCGGCACCGACGAGCGTCTGCGTGAGCCGAACGCGATCCAGCCCGAGCCGATCGCCGCCATGAAGGTGACTGCGGCTGAGAAGATCAGACTGTTCGGCGCCGACGGCAAGGCCGACCTGTACTGA
- a CDS encoding ExeM/NucH family extracellular endonuclease encodes MMHAPDEDAREGLASSAHRKRGRIGALALTTAAALTFGTLGAMPALAAEEPVDGSSATATETPAPETPAPETPAPETPAPEEEAPAAPVEEAPAEEAPAEEAPAAPAEDAAVAATPATHTIAEVQGTGATSPVNGQTVTVEGVVTADYRTGGYKGIVIQTQGSGGATDATPGASDGIFVFLNALAPTLEIGDLISVTGKVSEYFGQTQVGPTALAGIEVLTAGAGVPEPTPLPATVVGVDREQYENMLVAPSGTYRLASSHQLYNFGTLWLNAGDDLNVKSTETTRPGDDAAAIAAANRANRIFLDDGWSLQVNNNAHTGEQPYFTKGAVVRNGDVVDFSDSGYILQWGFDDWRLQPIVPIDDSSSADLKAGFEATNPRTESAPEVGGDAQVASFNVYNYFTTLKSENSDARGAANAAQFAIQKSKIVAAINGLDAEIVSLMEIENSVKLGKPIDTALADLVDGLNDAAGSEVWAYVPTPDALNDAATTDYITNAIIYKKDAVSPVGESATVTDETVWGNAREPIAQAFDIDGRIVNVVANHLKSKSPPTGAGAEPADGQGFFNADRVAQAEAILAFTEELEDTSGSSDTLLIGDFNAYGKEDPIDVFTSNGWSDLVADKTDGQYTYSFDGELGSLDHVIASPSLASSITGAGVWTINSPEWSDRGYAFGATEAGTPFRSSDHDPIIVGVSSEIPPVSIDVVTINDFHGRIEADGAAAGAAVVAGAVKQFREENPNTIFAGAGDLIGASTFTSFINDDNPTIDALNAAGLDVSAAGNHEFDQGWEDLRDRVQDRADWEYISSNVFLTETGEPALAPAWVKELDGVKVGFIGAVTEDLDSLVSPEGIADLEVRSIVDSVNAVADDLRDGDQSNGEADVIILLVHEGASSVELSSITEDSPLGEIVYGVDQDVDAIVSAHTHLAYNHVIDGRPVVSAGQYGENLGLMNLQVDPKTKDLISITNEIKPLTAAGKPLYPAVPEVAEIVAKAKAEADVLGAIKVGDISADFNRARQSDGKTENRGGESTIGNFVADVQQWSTGADIALMNPGGIRANLTYASAGASDPDGNVTYREAATVQPFANTLVTLTLTGAQLKSVLEEQWQPAGSARPFLKLGVSEGLVYTYDPAAAQGSRITSITLNGTAIDPAANYTVAANSFLAAGGDNFFTFKEGAGKRDTGKIDLQSMVDWFDANKTAAPDYAQRAVGVTVSPADADGYSAGDQVTVALSSLAFSAGEPAPGVVTLSLGDTQLATGTVDPAVVDTTDEGGRASLTFTVPSGVFGEQQLTVAVAGTGTTVEVPFTVAGEEAFAGTITLGSTKVTAGKKLQVTGEGYVPGETVTIELQPKKGKPVEVGTVQVGADGKFSTSVTVPKSAPSGKYTVSVAQADGDAATATVTVNRAGGIIGAILDWLWDLLTRWF; translated from the coding sequence ATGATGCACGCCCCCGACGAAGACGCCCGTGAGGGCCTCGCTTCGTCCGCACACCGGAAGCGGGGGCGCATCGGCGCACTCGCGTTGACCACCGCCGCCGCACTCACCTTCGGCACGCTCGGCGCCATGCCCGCGCTCGCCGCGGAGGAGCCCGTCGACGGATCGAGCGCCACCGCGACGGAGACGCCGGCGCCCGAGACGCCCGCTCCCGAGACGCCCGCTCCCGAGACGCCTGCGCCCGAGGAGGAAGCCCCCGCGGCTCCCGTCGAGGAGGCGCCTGCAGAGGAAGCTCCTGCGGAAGAGGCCCCTGCGGCCCCGGCTGAGGACGCCGCCGTCGCCGCGACGCCCGCCACCCACACGATCGCCGAGGTGCAGGGCACCGGAGCCACCTCGCCTGTCAACGGCCAGACCGTCACGGTCGAGGGCGTCGTCACCGCGGACTACCGCACGGGCGGCTACAAGGGCATCGTCATCCAGACGCAGGGATCCGGCGGCGCGACCGACGCGACGCCCGGCGCATCCGACGGCATCTTCGTGTTCCTGAACGCACTCGCTCCGACGCTCGAGATCGGTGATCTGATCTCCGTCACCGGCAAGGTCAGCGAGTACTTCGGCCAGACGCAGGTCGGTCCCACCGCGCTGGCGGGCATCGAGGTTCTCACCGCCGGCGCCGGCGTGCCGGAGCCGACTCCGCTTCCCGCCACCGTGGTCGGTGTCGACCGGGAGCAGTACGAGAACATGCTCGTGGCTCCGAGCGGCACGTACCGGCTCGCCTCCAGCCACCAGCTCTACAACTTCGGCACGCTCTGGCTGAACGCCGGCGACGACCTCAACGTCAAGAGCACCGAGACCACGCGCCCCGGCGACGACGCCGCGGCGATCGCTGCGGCCAACCGCGCCAACCGCATCTTCCTGGATGACGGGTGGTCGCTGCAGGTCAACAACAACGCCCACACCGGCGAGCAGCCGTACTTCACGAAGGGCGCGGTGGTCCGTAACGGCGACGTCGTCGACTTCAGCGACAGCGGCTACATCCTGCAGTGGGGCTTCGACGACTGGCGGCTGCAGCCGATCGTGCCGATCGATGACTCGTCTTCGGCGGATCTGAAGGCCGGATTCGAGGCGACCAACCCTCGCACCGAGTCCGCACCGGAGGTCGGCGGCGACGCGCAGGTCGCGTCGTTCAACGTCTACAACTACTTCACGACCCTGAAGTCCGAGAACTCGGACGCTCGTGGCGCGGCGAACGCAGCGCAGTTCGCGATCCAGAAGTCGAAGATCGTCGCGGCGATCAACGGGCTGGACGCCGAGATCGTCTCCCTCATGGAGATCGAGAATTCGGTGAAACTCGGAAAGCCGATCGACACCGCACTCGCGGACCTGGTCGACGGACTGAACGATGCGGCCGGCAGCGAGGTCTGGGCCTATGTCCCCACTCCGGATGCGCTGAACGACGCGGCGACGACCGACTACATCACCAACGCGATCATCTACAAGAAGGACGCGGTCTCGCCGGTCGGTGAGAGCGCGACGGTCACTGATGAGACCGTCTGGGGCAACGCCCGCGAGCCGATCGCTCAGGCGTTCGACATCGACGGTCGCATCGTGAACGTGGTCGCGAACCACCTGAAGTCGAAGTCGCCGCCCACCGGTGCGGGGGCTGAGCCCGCTGACGGACAGGGCTTCTTCAACGCCGACCGCGTGGCGCAGGCCGAGGCCATCCTCGCGTTCACCGAAGAGCTGGAAGACACCTCCGGGTCCAGCGACACCCTGCTCATCGGCGACTTCAACGCCTATGGCAAGGAAGACCCGATCGACGTCTTCACCTCGAACGGCTGGAGCGACCTCGTCGCGGACAAGACCGACGGGCAGTACACCTACTCGTTCGACGGTGAGCTCGGCTCGCTCGACCACGTGATCGCCTCGCCCTCGCTGGCGTCGTCCATCACCGGAGCGGGCGTGTGGACCATCAACTCGCCCGAGTGGAGCGACCGCGGCTACGCGTTCGGCGCCACGGAGGCCGGTACGCCGTTCCGCTCGAGCGACCACGACCCGATCATCGTCGGCGTCTCCTCGGAGATCCCTCCGGTGAGCATCGACGTCGTCACGATCAACGACTTCCACGGTCGGATCGAGGCGGATGGCGCGGCGGCAGGTGCAGCGGTCGTCGCCGGAGCGGTCAAGCAGTTCCGTGAGGAGAACCCGAACACGATCTTCGCCGGAGCCGGCGACCTGATCGGCGCCTCGACGTTCACCTCGTTCATCAACGATGACAACCCCACGATCGACGCGCTGAACGCCGCAGGGCTCGATGTGAGCGCAGCGGGCAACCACGAGTTCGACCAGGGCTGGGAGGACCTGCGCGACCGCGTGCAGGACCGCGCGGACTGGGAGTACATCTCCTCGAACGTGTTCCTCACCGAGACCGGAGAGCCTGCGCTCGCGCCGGCCTGGGTCAAGGAGCTCGACGGTGTGAAGGTCGGCTTCATCGGGGCCGTCACGGAAGACCTCGATTCGCTGGTCTCTCCGGAGGGCATCGCCGACCTCGAGGTGCGCAGCATCGTCGACTCCGTGAATGCGGTGGCCGATGACCTGCGCGACGGCGACCAGTCCAACGGCGAGGCGGATGTCATCATCCTGCTGGTGCATGAGGGCGCGTCGAGCGTCGAGCTGTCGAGCATCACGGAGGACTCCCCGCTGGGCGAGATCGTGTACGGCGTCGACCAGGACGTCGATGCGATCGTGTCGGCGCACACCCACCTCGCCTACAACCACGTCATCGACGGCCGACCGGTCGTCTCGGCGGGCCAGTACGGCGAGAACCTGGGCCTGATGAACCTCCAGGTCGACCCGAAGACGAAGGATCTGATCTCGATCACCAACGAGATCAAGCCCCTCACGGCTGCCGGCAAGCCCCTGTACCCGGCAGTGCCGGAGGTCGCGGAGATCGTCGCGAAGGCGAAGGCCGAGGCCGACGTGCTCGGTGCGATCAAGGTCGGAGACATCTCGGCCGACTTCAACCGCGCTCGTCAGAGCGACGGCAAGACGGAGAACCGCGGTGGCGAGTCCACGATCGGGAACTTCGTGGCTGACGTGCAGCAGTGGTCCACCGGGGCGGACATCGCCCTGATGAACCCGGGTGGCATCCGCGCGAACCTCACGTACGCCTCGGCCGGAGCATCCGACCCCGATGGCAACGTGACCTACCGCGAGGCCGCCACGGTGCAGCCGTTCGCCAACACGCTCGTCACACTCACGCTCACGGGCGCGCAGCTGAAGAGCGTGCTGGAGGAGCAGTGGCAACCGGCGGGTTCGGCGCGTCCGTTCCTCAAGCTCGGCGTCTCGGAGGGTCTGGTGTACACCTACGACCCCGCGGCGGCGCAGGGTTCGCGCATCACATCGATCACACTGAACGGCACCGCGATCGACCCGGCGGCGAACTACACGGTCGCCGCCAACTCGTTCCTCGCGGCGGGTGGAGACAACTTCTTCACCTTCAAGGAGGGTGCGGGCAAGCGCGACACCGGAAAGATCGATCTGCAGTCGATGGTCGACTGGTTCGACGCGAACAAGACCGCTGCTCCCGACTACGCCCAGCGCGCGGTCGGCGTGACGGTCAGCCCGGCGGATGCCGACGGCTACAGCGCCGGTGACCAGGTGACTGTCGCGCTCTCGTCGCTGGCGTTCAGCGCGGGTGAGCCGGCTCCGGGGGTGGTGACGCTCTCTCTGGGCGACACGCAGCTCGCCACAGGAACGGTCGACCCCGCCGTGGTCGACACCACGGATGAAGGCGGACGCGCGAGCCTGACATTCACGGTGCCTTCGGGGGTCTTCGGTGAGCAGCAGCTCACCGTCGCGGTCGCCGGTACCGGGACCACGGTCGAGGTGCCCTTCACGGTCGCCGGCGAAGAGGCCTTCGCAGGAACGATCACGCTCGGATCCACGAAGGTGACGGCAGGCAAGAAGCTGCAGGTCACCGGCGAAGGTTACGTGCCGGGCGAGACCGTGACGATCGAGCTGCAGCCCAAGAAGGGCAAGCCGGTCGAGGTCGGCACCGTGCAGGTGGGTGCGGACGGGAAGTTCTCGACCTCGGTCACCGTGCCGAAGAGCGCTCCCTCTGGCAAGTACACCGTCTCGGTGGCCCAGGCCGATGGGGATGCGGCGACCGCCACGGTCACCGTGAACCGCGCCGGCGGCATCATCGGTGCGATCCTCGACTGGCTCTGGGATCTGCTCACCCGATGGTTCTGA